ACTGAAACAGATGTGGTTGTAATGATAGGAGAGATAGGTGGTTCAGCTGAGGAGGATGCAGTCCTCTATTACAGAGAAAAGATGAAGAAGCCCCTGGTAGCATTTATTGCAGGTGTTACAGCCCCTGAGGGAAGACGTATGGGTCATGCAGGTGCAATAATCTCAGGAGGCAAGGGAGATGCAAAGACAAAGATAAAGGTCTTAAAAGAGGCAGGCGTTTTTGTTGTCCAGAACCCTGCAGAGATAGGGCAGGCAGTATTGGATGCAAAACAGGGCAGGGTTTAAAGGTAATTTGTCTGTCACTGCTATGGGTATTATGCCCCATGAGGATAAGGACAGGGCATTAGAGCTTGCCCTTGAAATGGATATCCCTTTCTGGCCTCAACTTCCCAGAGTATCATTCTATGAAGACATGTATGTCCAGGCAATGGAGAATTTTCCTGGAGTAATAATAGATGGTAATAAGAATAAGATCTACATAGACACAAAAAGATTCCTTGATGAGATCCATGACTATCTTGAAAAAGAAGGAGATCCTGAAAAATTTATCCTTTCAGAAAAGTATTCTTTGGTTTACAGGCAATTTCTCCAATATGACCTATCAGCTTATAAGGCAATAAGAGGGCAGATAATAAGCCCCATAAGTTTGTCTTTAAAAATAACTGATGAAAATGGTATACCCGTAATATATAATGATGATATCCGTTTAATCATCTTTTCTTTTATACAGAAAAAGCTCAACAGACAATATGAGGAATTGAGGGGTAAAAATGACCACGCCTTTATCTGGATTGATGACCCAGGTCTCGAATTTATCTTTAATGCCATGTGTGGATACGATGCAATAAAGGCAAAGAAAGAGATGGATATCTTTTTTCAGGGTGTTTATGGTCCAAAGGGTGTGCATCTTTGTGGTAAACCTGATTGGGATTTCCTTTTAAGCCTTGATATTGATATAATATCTTTCAATGCCTTTACCGAAGGCGAGATATTTGTTTCTTATAAAAAGGCTGTGGATTTTTTAAGACAGGGCAAGATAATAAGCTGGGGTATAGTCCCTACATATTATGAGGATTTTTCCAGAGAAGATGTAATGAGTATTGTAAAAAGGATAGAAGATATCTGGGAGAGATTTTTACGGGAAGGGGCTAAAAAGGAAGAAATCATTGAAAATAGCATGCTTGCCCCTGCCACATGTAATCTTATAAACCCTGATAAAACCATCACTGTGGAGAAATCCTTTGCATTATTGAAAGATGTTTCTGTATATTTAAGGTCAAAGTATAATGTGTCATGAAGGAAAATTGTGTTTACTAAAAAAATAAAAGGACAAACAAATGGAAAAGATGCATATAGTTTGTAAGAGAAAAAAGGATGACGCCATAAAATTGGCCAGCAGCATCATAGACCTCTACGGTAAGGAAATTCAGGTGTTTCTCGATGAAGAGACAGCGAGGTTTCTAAATTACAAAAACAGTATAGAACTGGAAAATGTTGGTGATAGTGCAGATTTGATTATAGTCCTCGGTGGAGACGGAACCATGCTGGCTGTTGCCAGGCAGTTAAAAGGGAGGGATGTCCCTATCTTGGGTGTCAATCTTGGTGGTCTTGGGTTCCTAACAGAGATATCTGTGGAAGAGATGCCCATGATGCTCGAAAAGATTGTTTCAGGACAGTATAAGACATCCACAAGGATGATGTTGGATGTGAGCGTGGTTAGGGAAGGCAACAAGATATTTGAATTTTCTGTTCTCAATGATGCAGTGATAACAAAAGATGCACTGGCAAGGATCATAGATATAGAGGTATATGTGGATAGTGTCTATCTGACAACCTATAAGGCAGATGGTCTCATATTCTCTACACCTACAGGCTCAACAGGTTATAGCCTATCTGCAGGTGGGCCTATTCTATATCCATCCCTCAAAAACATGATTGTAACACCCATATGCCCCCATATGCTCACCAACAGGCCACTTATTTTATCTGATGATGTATCCATGATGGCAGTTTTGAAATCAAAGAATGAAAGGGTAGTATTGACCATCGACGGACAGATAGGATTTCCTCTTGAATATGGAGATGAAGTGGTTGTGAAGAAATCTCCTAATACAGTAAGACTTATAAAATCCTCATTTAGAGGTTATTTTGAGATACTGAGAGAAAAGCTCAAATGGGGTGAGAGATAGAGATGCTCACGTTTTTAAGGGTTAGAGGTTTTGCCATCATAGACGAACTGGAGGTTGATTTTGAAAACGGTTTTAATATTATCACCGGTGAGACCGGCTCGGGGAAGTCGATCATAATTAATGCATTGTCTACCCTTATAAACCAAAAGATTTCTTCGGATGTTTTGAAGACATCGGCAAGACAGGCAGAGATTGTAGCCCATTTTTCATACGATGGAAAGGAATATATACTCAAGAGGATCATCCATACCACAGGTAGGTCAAGGGCTTATCTTAATGATGAACCTATTACACTGGGTAAAATAGAGGAACTGGGAAACACATTTTTGCATATATACGGTCAGAATGAATACAGAGAACTATTTGAAAAGGATAGATATATTCATCTAATAGACAGTATTGCCGGAATTACAGATAAGAGGATGTCCCTTGCAAGAATGGTGAAGGAACTTAAAGAACTGGAGACAGAACTTAAATCTATGATAAAGGATGCTGGCGAGAGCTCAAAGGAAATTTCCTTTCTTGAGTTTCAGATAGATGAGATCGATAGGGCAAACTTAAAAGATGGCGAAGAGGAAGAATTAAGACAAAGAATCAAGGTATTAAAGGATGCCCAGAGGATTAAATTAGCCCTTCAAG
This DNA window, taken from Syntrophorhabdaceae bacterium, encodes the following:
- a CDS encoding NAD(+)/NADH kinase, with product MEKMHIVCKRKKDDAIKLASSIIDLYGKEIQVFLDEETARFLNYKNSIELENVGDSADLIIVLGGDGTMLAVARQLKGRDVPILGVNLGGLGFLTEISVEEMPMMLEKIVSGQYKTSTRMMLDVSVVREGNKIFEFSVLNDAVITKDALARIIDIEVYVDSVYLTTYKADGLIFSTPTGSTGYSLSAGGPILYPSLKNMIVTPICPHMLTNRPLILSDDVSMMAVLKSKNERVVLTIDGQIGFPLEYGDEVVVKKSPNTVRLIKSSFRGYFEILREKLKWGER